Proteins encoded together in one Neobacillus sp. FSL H8-0543 window:
- a CDS encoding SMI1/KNR4 family protein: MKDVTLFLSKWKQIIQKLENNNGKVHPIEIGKKATIQEIEAKEKELGYQLPPSYKYILNNLGSSLSFYYSFSEDTIIPSEFNEIFSGEINWNIDFLQDLNMLADELMEDGEDYGATLRGKLEFSHAGNGDIYAFDMSVESDEKPVVYWEHEEDTVTYIADSFIDYLLRITELGCIGSEKWQFEYFLSDTGLDTTNTAAAKWKHWFESFSETTLDDVKNNMEQLIAFAVYRDKLDEESIDFLRKFSRNELFDYLLEELDKKESFKDQKMICEVIGKVLGNYADSWVRSLWEAKQDIMDSRLRSFLTSMCLSKDEGLTLVFNFLEQESNKKITGYDALSHLGDFHSRDVILWMENHVKFPVTEGWDELFVRSNFSRDDIERWTSLDERHEVTVIHALEKYVYMKVANNKFFYGISGLPSKSDFIDFLAKLQAKQVLKKRILSLEYVIQNINIFY, from the coding sequence ATGAAAGATGTGACATTATTTTTATCAAAATGGAAGCAAATAATACAAAAACTAGAGAACAATAACGGCAAAGTTCATCCAATTGAAATTGGAAAAAAAGCAACGATACAGGAGATAGAAGCTAAAGAAAAAGAGTTAGGTTATCAATTACCTCCTTCGTATAAATACATTTTAAATAACCTAGGATCATCACTCTCGTTTTATTACTCATTTTCTGAAGATACAATTATTCCAAGTGAATTCAACGAAATATTCTCTGGAGAGATAAATTGGAATATTGACTTCCTTCAGGATTTAAATATGTTAGCTGACGAACTTATGGAAGACGGAGAAGATTACGGGGCGACACTTAGAGGGAAATTAGAGTTTTCTCATGCTGGAAACGGAGATATTTATGCGTTTGATATGTCTGTTGAGAGTGATGAGAAACCAGTTGTTTATTGGGAACATGAAGAAGACACTGTTACTTATATTGCGGATTCATTTATCGATTATTTATTAAGGATAACTGAACTTGGGTGTATTGGTAGTGAAAAATGGCAGTTTGAATATTTTCTTAGCGATACGGGGTTAGACACTACAAATACAGCAGCAGCTAAGTGGAAGCATTGGTTTGAGTCATTTTCAGAAACAACCTTAGATGATGTGAAAAATAACATGGAACAGCTAATAGCTTTTGCGGTTTATCGAGATAAATTAGATGAAGAATCAATCGACTTTCTCCGGAAATTCAGTAGAAATGAATTATTTGATTACCTTTTAGAAGAACTAGATAAAAAAGAGTCATTTAAAGACCAGAAGATGATATGTGAGGTGATTGGAAAAGTCTTAGGAAATTACGCAGACTCATGGGTTAGAAGTTTGTGGGAAGCAAAGCAAGATATTATGGATAGTAGATTACGTTCCTTTCTAACTTCAATGTGTTTAAGTAAGGATGAAGGACTAACTTTAGTATTTAATTTTCTTGAACAAGAATCTAATAAAAAGATAACTGGGTACGACGCACTTTCCCATCTAGGTGATTTTCATTCAAGGGATGTTATTTTGTGGATGGAGAATCATGTTAAATTTCCTGTGACAGAAGGGTGGGACGAACTATTCGTAAGGTCAAATTTTTCGCGGGATGACATAGAAAGGTGGACCTCCTTAGATGAGAGACATGAAGTAACTGTGATTCACGCATTAGAAAAGTATGTCTATATGAAGGTTGCAAATAATAAATTTTTCTATGGTATCTCAGGTCTTCCATCAAAATCCGATTTCATTGATTTTCTAGCTAAATTACAGGCTAAACAAGTGTTAAAAAAGAGGATACTGTCCTTAGAGTATGTTATACAAAACATAAATATATTTTATTAA
- a CDS encoding GNAT family N-acetyltransferase, with protein MAVFLTRPTMELETEYLSFYQEWKASGEAMIPWVIAKDPSDFPVMLQSLLDSEKGENLPEGWVPDSTYWLVNEDKKVLGVVNIRHRLTERLLNEGGHIGYGIRPSERRKGYATKLLELSLEKTKEIGITRVLVVCDATNTGSAKTIMNNGGVADRDYIEEDGNVIRRFWMES; from the coding sequence ATGGCTGTATTTTTAACACGACCAACGATGGAGTTGGAGACGGAATATCTATCTTTTTATCAGGAGTGGAAAGCGAGCGGCGAGGCGATGATTCCTTGGGTGATTGCCAAGGACCCTTCGGATTTCCCCGTGATGCTGCAGTCTTTGCTAGATTCCGAGAAGGGTGAAAATCTCCCTGAGGGCTGGGTCCCGGATTCTACCTATTGGTTAGTTAACGAGGATAAAAAAGTTCTTGGAGTTGTTAATATCCGCCATCGTTTAACAGAAAGGCTATTGAACGAGGGTGGTCACATCGGGTATGGCATCCGCCCATCCGAGCGCCGAAAAGGATATGCGACGAAATTATTGGAGCTATCCTTAGAAAAGACGAAAGAAATAGGGATCACGAGGGTACTTGTCGTTTGTGATGCAACGAATACTGGTTCAGCAAAAACGATCATGAATAATGGCGGAGTTGCGGATAGGGATTATATTGAGGAAGATGGAAATGTAATCCGGCGTTTTTGGATGGAGAGCTAA
- a CDS encoding NAD(P)/FAD-dependent oxidoreductase, whose translation MEVFDCAVLGAGPAGLNASLVLGRARRKVALFDDGTNRNRVAHESHGFITRDGVKPSDFKKIALEELRNYSSVQFFNETVTQIIKRADNQLFKMITSDERVYYAEKILLATGIQEVFPSVPEIQRFYGKSLFSCPYCHGWELRDQPLIIIVENEDSAVHLAKLVYNWSRDLLVATNGQPMNFSKIDELERRKIMVVTEPIKKLHGEDGRLQSMEFQSGYITKRTGGFILPKFHRPNPFAEQLGCALQENGALVTDDAGRTSQKNIYTAGESAQLKPSSLILAAADGSKVAYAINVDITYERF comes from the coding sequence ATGGAGGTTTTTGATTGTGCGGTGCTGGGTGCGGGACCTGCGGGTTTGAATGCAAGCCTGGTTTTGGGAAGGGCACGTAGGAAGGTGGCTTTGTTCGATGATGGCACGAACCGAAACCGGGTCGCGCATGAATCCCATGGATTTATTACCCGAGACGGCGTCAAACCTTCAGATTTTAAAAAAATTGCCTTGGAGGAGTTAAGGAACTATTCGTCCGTTCAATTTTTCAATGAGACGGTTACACAAATAATTAAACGAGCCGATAACCAATTGTTTAAAATGATCACGTCGGATGAAAGGGTGTATTATGCCGAAAAAATCTTGTTAGCAACGGGCATTCAAGAGGTGTTTCCATCCGTACCGGAGATTCAACGTTTTTATGGAAAAAGCCTATTTAGTTGTCCGTACTGCCATGGCTGGGAGCTAAGGGACCAACCGCTGATTATCATTGTCGAGAACGAGGATAGCGCGGTGCATCTGGCCAAACTTGTTTACAATTGGTCGCGGGATTTGCTGGTGGCGACAAACGGTCAGCCTATGAATTTTTCAAAAATAGACGAGCTGGAGCGGAGAAAGATCATGGTCGTGACGGAGCCGATAAAAAAACTGCATGGGGAAGATGGTCGCTTGCAAAGTATGGAATTTCAATCTGGTTATATTACGAAAAGAACGGGCGGGTTTATCCTGCCAAAATTCCATCGACCCAACCCATTTGCCGAACAGCTCGGGTGCGCGCTCCAAGAAAACGGAGCGCTGGTAACCGACGATGCAGGCCGCACCTCGCAAAAAAACATCTACACCGCAGGCGAGTCCGCTCAACTAAAACCATCGTCACTAATCCTTGCCGCGGCGGACGGCAGTAAGGTGGCCTATGCAATAAATGTAGACATTACCTATGAGAGATTTTAG
- a CDS encoding M15 family metallopeptidase, whose product MKKWVFLAVLVFGIGYPVIKMPAFFQDNVEIKKYDQAQSGFVDTYEEVRVTKEDIYRGNLLLVNAEHPMKQESKREDVVNLQHDLTMEVVLLDSEIELSEGVALAFGKMVAAAEKEGVHHFSINSGYRDFQEQSLLYEEMGSDYALPAGYSEHNLGVSLDVGSTKAPMNEAPEGKWIEENAWKSGFILRYPKDKTHVTGIQYEPWHIRYVGLPHSAIIQEKNFALEEYLDYLTQEKNIIATFKGQKYTVSYYTVSESETIQLPKNQAFEISGNNMDGVIVTVQE is encoded by the coding sequence ATGAAGAAGTGGGTTTTTTTAGCGGTGCTTGTTTTCGGTATTGGGTATCCGGTCATTAAGATGCCAGCGTTTTTTCAAGATAATGTTGAAATCAAGAAGTATGATCAAGCCCAGAGCGGGTTTGTCGATACATACGAAGAGGTAAGGGTTACAAAGGAGGATATTTATCGAGGAAATCTACTGCTGGTTAACGCAGAACATCCTATGAAACAAGAGAGTAAGAGAGAGGATGTGGTGAACCTACAGCATGATTTAACAATGGAAGTTGTGCTGCTTGATAGCGAGATTGAGTTGTCAGAGGGTGTTGCTCTAGCATTTGGAAAAATGGTAGCCGCGGCGGAAAAAGAAGGAGTACATCATTTTTCGATTAATAGTGGCTATAGGGACTTCCAGGAGCAAAGCTTGCTTTACGAGGAAATGGGTTCGGATTATGCTCTACCGGCAGGATATAGTGAACATAATTTAGGAGTATCGCTTGATGTCGGGTCCACGAAGGCGCCGATGAATGAAGCGCCGGAAGGAAAGTGGATCGAAGAAAATGCGTGGAAATCCGGTTTTATTTTGCGCTACCCGAAGGATAAAACACATGTGACCGGAATCCAATATGAGCCGTGGCATATCCGCTATGTCGGGCTGCCTCACAGTGCCATCATCCAGGAAAAGAACTTTGCACTGGAAGAATATCTCGACTATCTCACACAAGAAAAAAACATCATCGCCACCTTCAAGGGACAAAAATACACCGTTTCCTATTACACCGTTAGCGAAAGCGAAACCATTCAACTACCTAAAAACCAAGCCTTTGAAATCTCCGGCAATAACATGGACGGGGTGATTGTAACGGTGCAGGAGTGA
- a CDS encoding HAMP domain-containing sensor histidine kinase, with amino-acid sequence MAKIVRSFRSKMLLLFGLSMLFSGTITFSIFLALQYYYRTKNVQIGEPLARYRQMIREIGDINVFLLIFIPLSIVFFYLLTKRYSIYFHKISQGINHLALGEFKHPIQLQSNDEFGQIAKDINLASKKLEEAIERGDFSESSKDQLVVNLAHDLRTPLTSVLGYLDLILKDDNLTKEQKDHFLKIAFTKSQRLEKLLDELFEITRMNYGMLPLKKTDINISDLLIQLKEELYPLFEKNDLTVRVNLPSELPFWGDGELLARVFENLLTNANRYGYDGQYVDITGLIDAGEVVVQVVNYGDMIPENELPHLFDMFYNGDKSRTAQEDSTGLGLFIAKNIVEQHHGTISAESSFRQTQFEVRLPQKHPIT; translated from the coding sequence ATGGCTAAAATCGTCCGCAGCTTTCGCTCAAAAATGCTACTCTTGTTCGGTTTAAGTATGCTTTTTTCGGGAACGATTACGTTCTCCATCTTTCTAGCACTTCAATATTATTACCGTACGAAGAACGTGCAAATCGGTGAGCCATTGGCTAGATATCGCCAAATGATTCGAGAAATAGGAGACATTAACGTCTTTTTACTGATATTTATTCCGCTTTCGATCGTATTTTTCTACCTATTAACGAAGCGCTATTCGATTTATTTCCACAAGATTTCACAGGGGATTAATCATCTCGCTCTTGGTGAATTTAAGCATCCGATTCAGCTCCAGTCAAATGATGAGTTTGGGCAGATTGCGAAGGATATTAATCTGGCAAGTAAGAAACTAGAAGAGGCGATTGAAAGAGGCGATTTCTCGGAAAGTAGCAAGGATCAGTTGGTCGTCAACTTGGCTCACGATTTGCGGACACCGCTCACGTCTGTTCTCGGTTACCTCGATTTAATTCTCAAGGATGACAATCTGACCAAAGAACAAAAGGACCATTTTTTAAAAATTGCTTTCACGAAATCGCAGCGCTTGGAAAAATTGCTGGATGAGTTATTTGAAATCACAAGAATGAACTATGGCATGCTTCCGCTGAAAAAAACAGACATTAATATTAGCGACCTCCTCATTCAATTAAAGGAAGAATTGTATCCACTTTTTGAAAAAAATGACTTGACGGTTCGTGTGAATCTCCCGTCTGAATTACCCTTTTGGGGTGATGGGGAGCTGCTGGCACGTGTGTTTGAAAATCTCCTGACCAATGCCAATCGCTATGGCTACGATGGTCAGTATGTAGATATAACCGGATTAATTGATGCTGGTGAGGTCGTTGTCCAGGTGGTCAATTATGGGGACATGATTCCTGAGAATGAACTGCCGCATCTTTTTGATATGTTTTATAACGGTGATAAATCGCGGACGGCGCAAGAGGATAGCACGGGTCTTGGTTTGTTCATAGCAAAGAATATCGTCGAGCAGCATCATGGGACGATTTCTGCTGAAAGTAGTTTTCGACAGACGCAATTTGAAGTTCGACTGCCACAGAAACACCCTATCACATAA
- the vanR gene encoding vancomycin resistance response regulator transcription factor, VanR-F/VanR-M family, giving the protein MKPISILVADDEQEIADLIAIHLEKEGYAVVKVHDGEEAVQVIETKSVDLLILDIMMPKMDGYEVARQTREKHNMPIIFLSAKTSDFDKVHGLVIGADDYMTKPFTPMELVARVNAHLRRYMKLNQPKIPDKSVLEHGGLVITPDQRTVSLYGKNIELTPKEFDILYLLVSHPKKVYSVENIFQQVWDEAYFESNNTVMVHIRTLRKKLEEDKRKNKLIKTVWGVGYAFNG; this is encoded by the coding sequence ATGAAGCCGATTTCGATACTAGTTGCGGATGATGAGCAGGAGATTGCGGACCTGATTGCGATCCATTTGGAGAAGGAAGGGTACGCGGTTGTGAAAGTACATGATGGGGAAGAGGCGGTTCAGGTAATCGAAACGAAGTCGGTCGATTTGCTGATACTGGATATTATGATGCCGAAAATGGATGGATATGAAGTGGCCCGCCAAACACGGGAAAAACATAATATGCCGATCATTTTTTTAAGTGCGAAAACATCTGATTTTGATAAGGTTCACGGCCTGGTGATTGGTGCCGATGATTATATGACGAAGCCATTTACTCCGATGGAATTGGTGGCTCGTGTGAATGCCCACTTGCGCCGTTATATGAAATTAAACCAACCGAAAATTCCCGATAAATCTGTGCTCGAACATGGCGGGTTGGTGATTACACCCGACCAGCGGACCGTTTCGCTTTATGGAAAAAATATTGAACTGACGCCGAAGGAATTTGATATTTTATACCTACTCGTCAGTCACCCAAAGAAAGTGTACAGTGTTGAAAATATTTTTCAGCAGGTGTGGGATGAGGCATACTTTGAAAGCAATAATACTGTGATGGTCCATATTCGCACCCTACGAAAAAAACTAGAAGAGGATAAACGAAAAAACAAGCTGATTAAGACGGTTTGGGGCGTTGGGTATGCGTTCAATGGCTAA
- a CDS encoding YhgE/Pip domain-containing protein: MFFAEWKKILSNRKVLIPIIAIAFIPVLYAGMFLWAFWNPYAYLSDLPVAIVNQDEGAELDGEQLQLGEELVTKLKESNTFHFDIVDRKQGYQGLEDQDYYILVELPTDFSKNATTLLDDQPQKLKINYVPNEGANFLSAQIGETAMKEIKAEISKEIIATYSESLFDKVGDMASGLSQASDGSSQVADGTSHLDEGAGQIKSNLETLAGKSIEFKQGVQDAAAGSTELAQGTAKINQGLEEIDAKLPALVTGTEKAQQGAAQIKAQLPAGIAAEITNQLTGSTEKLNTGIDQFESKLGDGLSAQIAAQMITQQTAKMQELAAALIQNGVPAETVSAIMNQQGAPTQEQVQKQVAQAIEPGLHQGFTQFKEQVNGQLLGEATGLDGKIKTQTDPVFDQLISGISEINENQSKLQQGIHQLAEGSAALNQGANKLTTGMGQITDGAEKIADGTGKLSEGSQDLKAGTEKLTEGTAELTDKLGAGAQKANAVQADDDTYDMMGEPVTVEKNEINKVPNYGTGFAPYFISLGLFVGALIISIVFQLREPAVKPASAHQWFFGKLGVITIIGVAQALLVDAILLGALRIEVQSVPLFIATTVVTSMVFVTLIQMLVTTLADVGRFIAILILIMQLTTSAGTFPLALIPKALQSFNAYFPMTYSVQAFKAVISSGNLAFLSQNIAILLAYAVGFMLITFIYLTFRFKREHVSETLVEKAA, from the coding sequence ATGTTTTTTGCAGAATGGAAAAAAATCCTTTCCAACCGTAAAGTCCTAATACCAATCATTGCGATTGCATTTATACCTGTCCTCTATGCAGGCATGTTTTTGTGGGCATTTTGGAATCCGTATGCCTACTTATCCGATTTGCCCGTGGCGATCGTGAATCAAGACGAAGGGGCAGAGCTCGACGGCGAACAGCTGCAGCTCGGAGAAGAACTGGTAACAAAATTGAAAGAAAGCAATACTTTTCATTTTGATATCGTCGATAGGAAGCAGGGCTATCAAGGATTAGAGGACCAAGACTACTATATCTTAGTGGAGCTTCCGACCGATTTTTCTAAAAATGCCACGACGTTGCTCGACGACCAGCCACAGAAATTGAAAATCAATTATGTGCCAAACGAAGGGGCAAACTTTCTATCCGCTCAAATCGGCGAAACGGCCATGAAGGAAATCAAAGCGGAAATCTCCAAAGAAATCATTGCCACTTACTCTGAAAGCCTTTTTGATAAAGTGGGTGATATGGCTAGTGGGCTAAGTCAGGCGAGTGATGGGTCCAGTCAAGTTGCAGACGGGACATCACACCTAGACGAGGGTGCGGGACAAATCAAAAGTAACCTTGAAACCTTAGCGGGGAAATCGATTGAATTCAAGCAAGGTGTCCAAGACGCGGCTGCGGGTTCAACAGAACTCGCACAAGGCACAGCAAAAATCAATCAAGGACTTGAAGAAATTGATGCGAAACTGCCAGCGTTGGTGACAGGCACCGAAAAAGCACAACAGGGTGCCGCTCAAATCAAAGCCCAGTTGCCAGCGGGGATTGCTGCAGAAATCACGAATCAGTTAACGGGCAGTACGGAAAAGTTAAACACAGGAATTGATCAGTTCGAATCCAAACTTGGGGACGGCTTATCGGCGCAAATTGCCGCGCAAATGATCACCCAGCAGACAGCGAAAATGCAGGAGCTTGCTGCGGCCTTAATCCAGAATGGCGTTCCAGCAGAAACGGTTTCTGCGATCATGAACCAACAAGGCGCACCAACACAGGAACAGGTCCAGAAGCAAGTCGCACAAGCAATCGAACCTGGTCTTCACCAAGGTTTCACACAGTTTAAAGAGCAAGTGAACGGCCAACTGCTTGGGGAAGCAACCGGTCTTGATGGAAAAATAAAAACCCAAACCGACCCCGTTTTTGATCAATTAATTAGCGGGATTTCTGAAATTAACGAAAACCAATCAAAATTGCAACAAGGAATCCATCAGCTAGCAGAAGGTTCTGCGGCATTAAACCAGGGTGCAAATAAACTCACCACGGGAATGGGTCAAATCACAGACGGTGCGGAGAAAATTGCCGACGGTACGGGAAAACTTTCTGAAGGCTCACAGGATTTAAAAGCTGGTACGGAAAAGTTAACAGAAGGTACTGCGGAATTAACGGATAAATTAGGCGCAGGTGCCCAAAAAGCGAACGCGGTTCAGGCTGATGATGACACCTACGACATGATGGGCGAGCCCGTTACGGTCGAAAAAAATGAGATTAACAAAGTGCCAAACTATGGTACAGGTTTTGCGCCATACTTTATCTCCCTCGGACTATTTGTCGGTGCACTCATCATCTCGATCGTTTTCCAATTGAGGGAACCTGCTGTAAAACCAGCTTCAGCACATCAATGGTTCTTTGGTAAATTAGGTGTCATTACCATTATCGGGGTGGCCCAAGCATTATTGGTGGATGCCATCCTACTAGGAGCATTGCGAATAGAAGTGCAAAGCGTGCCGTTGTTCATCGCAACGACCGTTGTGACTAGTATGGTGTTCGTCACACTGATTCAAATGCTTGTGACTACACTGGCTGACGTAGGAAGATTCATTGCGATTCTTATCCTGATTATGCAATTAACCACAAGTGCGGGAACGTTCCCACTTGCATTAATACCAAAAGCATTGCAGTCATTCAACGCATACTTTCCAATGACATACAGCGTCCAAGCATTCAAAGCGGTAATATCAAGCGGCAATCTTGCCTTTCTGTCGCAAAATATCGCTATCTTGCTTGCGTACGCCGTTGGATTCATGCTCATCACATTCATTTACCTAACATTCCGTTTCAAACGGGAGCATGTTAGTGAAACATTAGTAGAAAAAGCAGCGTAA
- a CDS encoding TetR/AcrR family transcriptional regulator: MIDRKALIIEAAAKSFSLYGYKATTMDQVAKLANVGKGTIYTFFKTKEELFDEIINTLIVDMREAVEGVMDGGATFQEKANRVLMKVLEFRETHQLTIKLIQEERDMGTQTVVEAMQRVEQSVIQYMIGIIRKAIENDEIKACDPEITAFIMLKLYFSLIIEWQRNHPPLKKEEIYKLFELYLLKGLAK; the protein is encoded by the coding sequence ATGATTGATCGGAAAGCCTTGATTATTGAGGCGGCTGCGAAGTCATTTTCGCTTTATGGATATAAAGCAACAACGATGGATCAAGTGGCTAAATTAGCAAATGTGGGTAAGGGCACCATCTATACCTTTTTTAAAACAAAGGAAGAATTATTTGATGAGATTATTAATACGCTGATTGTCGATATGAGGGAAGCGGTTGAGGGAGTCATGGACGGGGGAGCCACGTTTCAGGAAAAGGCGAACCGTGTATTAATGAAAGTCCTTGAGTTCCGTGAAACCCATCAGCTGACAATCAAGCTGATTCAGGAAGAACGCGATATGGGGACACAAACGGTGGTCGAAGCGATGCAACGGGTGGAGCAATCGGTTATCCAATATATGATCGGCATTATCCGCAAAGCGATTGAGAATGACGAAATTAAAGCATGTGATCCAGAAATCACGGCCTTCATCATGCTGAAATTGTACTTTTCATTAATCATTGAGTGGCAAAGAAATCATCCCCCATTAAAAAAAGAAGAGATCTACAAACTCTTTGAACTATATCTATTAAAAGGCTTGGCAAAATAA